A part of Catharus ustulatus isolate bCatUst1 chromosome 8, bCatUst1.pri.v2, whole genome shotgun sequence genomic DNA contains:
- the NHLRC2 gene encoding NHL repeat-containing protein 2 gives MSALCTLCCVSAAVFRRGAAGGAECAAVKRQAGKQRPCEAMAAGGLAGLLPAQTQLEYALLDADTAQEKENLVYQYLKKMDSRERDLTVPELGGDLQWLNTEGPISLHKDLCGKVVVLDFFTYCCINCLHLLPDLHALEHQYSDKDGLVIVGVHSAKFPNEKVLDNIKSAVLRYNIVHPVVNDADATLWHELEVSCWPTLVILGPRGNMLFSLVGEGHREKLFLFTSITLKFYKEKGQIKDNNIGIKLYRDSLPPSPLLFPGKVTVDDSGERLVIADTGHHRILVTRKNGQILHTIGGPNSGRRDGAFSEAAFNSPQGIAIKNNVIYVADTENHLIRKIDLESQMVTTVAGIGVQGVDKEGGAKGEEQPISSPWDVVFGSSISGTQEDDVLWIAMAGIHQIWALMLEGGKLPKGSDLKKGVCLRFAGSGNEENRNNAYPHKAGFAQPSGLSLAPEEPWSCLFVADSESSTVRTISLKDGAVKHLVGGERDPLNLFAFGDVDGAGINAKLQHPLGVTWDKKRKLLYVADSYNHKIKVVDPKMKNCATLAGTGEAGNVVGSSFTQSAFNEPGGLCVEGNGRLLYVADTNNHQIKVLDLETKILSMLPILKPEACDVPDNLPVQKDKVMNLPRLPKSAPNIQLPSLTVAPGQTIQFLLKLALPLDSKLNEEAPSAWFITAEDNTWLLQGQCLTGEIKDVSCQTVIPFQLPVSCVSAEATLAIKACLYYCSKGSSACMMAGVSFSQPLQVTGTDQGSSAQVELMHTFVTN, from the exons ATGTCTGCACTTTGTACTTTATGCTGTGTTTCAGCCGCGGTTTTCCGCCGTGGCGCGGCGGGCGGTGCCGAATGTGCGGCGGTGAAGCGGCAGGCCGGTAAACAGCGCCCGTGTGAGGCCATGGCGGCGGGCGGGCTGGCGGGGCTGCTGCCCGCCCAGACACAGCTCGAGTACGCGCTGCTCGACGCCGACACTGCCCAGGAGAAGGAGAACCTGGTGTACCAGTACCTGAAGAAAATGGACAGCCGCGAGCGGGACCTGACGGTGCCCGAGCTCGGCGGAG ATCTGCAATGGTTAAACACTGAAGGTCCTATTTCTCTTCACAAAGACCTTTGTGGGAAAGTTGTAGTGTTGGATTTCTTCACTTACTGCTGCATCAATTGCTTGCACTTGCTGCCTGACCTCCACGCCTTAGAGCACCAGTACTCTGATAAAG ATGGTCTTGTTATTGTTGGTGTCCATTCAGCGAAATTCCCAAATGAAAAAGTTCTGGATAACATTAAAAGTGCTGTTCTGAGATACAATATTGTGCACCCTGTGGTAAATGATGCAGATGCAACACTGTGGCATGAACTAGAAGTGTCCTGCTGGCCAACTCTGGTCATCCTTGGGCCTCGTGGAAATatgctgttttctcttgttggagagggacacagagagaaattgtttttatttacttctaTAACACTGAAATTCTACAAGGAAAAAGGACAAATCAAGGATAACAACATTGGAATAAAGCTGTACAGAGACTCCCTTCCaccttctcctctgctgtttCCTGGCAAAGTGACTGTAGATGATTCAGGAGAAAGGTTGGTCATAGCAGACACTGGACATCACAGGATTTTGGTCACTCGTAAAAATGGACAAATTCTACACACTATTGGAG GTCCAAACAGTGGAAGGAGAGATGGAGCATTTTCAGAGGCAGCTTTCAACTCACCACAAGGAATCGctataaaaaataatgttatttatgTGGCTGATACAGAAAATCACCTAATTAGAAAG ATTGACCTGGAGTCGCAGATGGTGACCACTGTAGCAGGCATTGGGGTACAAGGTGTTGATAAGGAAGGTGGAGCAAAAGGAGAAGAGCAGCCCATCAGCTCTCCATGGGATGTGGTCTTTGGAAGTTCAA TTTCAGGGACGCAGGAAGATGATGTGTTATGGATAGCTATGGCAGGCATTCACCAGATATGGGCACTGATGTTGGAAGGTGGAAAACTACCAAAGGGAAG TGACTTAAAGAAAGGAGTGTGCCTTCGCTTTGCTGGGAGTGGGAATGAGGAGAACAGGAACAATGCTTACCCACACAAGGCAGGGTTTGCCCAGccctcagggctgtccctggccCCAGaggagccctggagctgcctgttCGTGGCCGACAGCGAGAGCAGCACCGTGAGAACTATCTCGCTCAAGGACGGCGCGGTGAAGCACCTTGTAGGAGGAGAGAGAGACCCATTG aatttgtttgcttttggtgATGTGGATGGAGCAGGCATAAATGCAAAGCTGCAGCATCCCTTGGGAGTGACATGGgacaagaaaagaaagctaCTTTATGTGGCAGATTCCTATAATCATAAG ATTAAGGTTGTGGATCCCAAGATGAAGAACTGTGCTACCCTGGCAGGcacaggagaagcaggaaatgTTGTTGGTTCCAGCTTTACCCAGTCAGCTTTCAATGAACCAGGAGGTTTGTGTGTTGAGGGAAATGGCCGCCTGTTGTATGTTGCAGACACAAATAATCATCAGATTAAAGTCCTGgatttggaaacaaaaattctttCCATG TTGCCTATCCTGAAGCCAGAAGCATGTGATGTTCCAGATAACCTGCCTGTGCAAAAGGATAAAGTAATGAACCTTCCAAGACTGCCTAAATCTGCACCAAATATTCAACTTCCTTCACTAACTGTAGCTCCTGGGCAGACaattcagtttttattaaaGTTGGCTCTTCCACTGGATTCAAAACTGAATGAAGAAGCTCCCAGTGCCTGGTTTATCACAGCAGAAG ATAACACCTGGTTGCTGCAAGGACAGTGTCTGACAGGAGAAATAAAGGATGTTTCCTGTCAAACTGTCATTCCCTTTCAGTTGCCTGTTAGCTGTGTGTCAGCTGAAGCCACCCTGGCCATCAAAGCGTGCCTCTACTACTGCAGCAAAGGTAGCAGTGCCTGTATGATGGCTGGGGTCTCGTTCAGCCAGCCCTTGCAGGTCACTGGCACAGACCAAGGCAGCTCAGCTCAAGTGGAACTGATGCACACCTTTGTAACCAACTAA
- the DCLRE1A gene encoding DNA cross-link repair 1A protein has translation MCCHEKMASEDTLLEEDIWEYKSIRKRKRQSNSQSIATPGQEASDGKGRPKRKRNRKKKSTEKTDTPQKTKQSSRAGQDVDQCTQDSSVHSQESVSSLAEQSSQNAKPVHDGFCPSCQMPFSLLLVQTPQWHVYECLETPGPIEKECPDGLLCTSTIPSHYKRYSHFLLAANRAGEYLVNPLGTACSTAAKPSCSPSYAEETSGDEKPSTEMKHVPNDDCAAMVRNSPQMKSLNIISGSTSFFAGVEKPQQALQPPQAVDNCCKFEFFDFASSQESETGKDLCIEKDTSQPSLLQSGVDFDDCEISYSPLSTFEESEDEEEEKVKVSQNKLLEVQSSEEDSDSVTFKTLDELLFQRKPQNECTKMEDIITKKSLCEEEYALNNLDPQQRVVASESSFASSYKEAEQPELFSSAAKTGTTESEDAGACALNSARVSFTEPSSLLGREDASSLLTQKSNVLREPSNTLTHTDKMTASATEKTARQESLQRAAEKKGNLSTATVCFPSPISSKSVPPLSSAAMNTKSSPAKELKQMDIGVFFGLKPKAKEERKGAACSNEKKHVPASVSPSGKGPRQQKRKAEGSVEDVEAVTESSSKTEAIADVPSGGQRRWRKKFKELPTTGEGPRKKQCPFYKKIPGTGFTVDAFQYGEIEGCTAYFLTHFHSDHYSGLTKNFRFPIYCNKVTGNLVKSKLQVQEQFVHVLPMDTQCVVNGIKVLLLDANHCPGAAMILFHLPSGAVILHTGDFRADPSMERYPALMGQQVHTLYLDTTYCSPEYTFPSQQEVIQFAVNIAFETVTLNPRTLVVCGTYSIGKEKVFLAIAEVLGSKASVSREKYKTLRCLESAAVNSLISMDWNGTLLHVLPMMQINFKRLQDHLNKFSENFDQILAFKPTGWTYSDSCLSLEDIKPQTRGKITIYGIPYSEHSSYLEMKRFVQWLKPKKIIPTVNVGNWRDRSLMEMHFRDWMTEGNRHK, from the exons ATGTGTTGCCATGAGAAGATGGCATCTGAAGACACTTTATTGGAAGAGGACATTTGGGAGTATAAATCCATTAGGAAGCGAAAACGTCAGAGTAATTCACAGAGCATTGCTACTCCTGGGCAGGAAGCAAGTGATGGCAAGGGCAGGccaaaaagaaagagaaataggaaaaagaaatccacagAAAAAACTGATACACCTCAGAAAACCAAGCAGAGCTCACGGGCAGGTCAGGACGTGGATCAATGCACACAAGACAGTAGTGTGCACTCCCAGGAGAGCGTGAGCAGCCTGGCAGAACAGAGCTCACAAAATGCAAAACCCGTTCACGACGGattctgtcccagctgccagatGCCTTTCTCTTTGCTGTTGGTCCAAACACCTCAGTGGCACGTCTATGAATGTTTGGAAACTCCAGGACCCATTGAAAAAG AGTGTCCTGATGGTTTACTGTGCACCTCCACCATTCCATCTCACTACAAGCGTTACAGCCATTTTCTGCTTGCAGCAAACAGGGCAGGGGAGTATCTTGTAAACCCCTTGGGAACCGCATGTTCTACTGCTGCAAAGCCCAGCTGTTCCCCAAGCTATGCAGAGGAAACCTCAGGGGATGAGAAACCCTCTACTGAAATGAAGCACGTCCCAAATGATGACTGTGCAGCAATGGTACGGAACTCACCGCAAATGAAGTCTCTAAATATAATTAGTGGAAGTACTTCCTTTTTTGCAGGTGTTGAAAAACCTCAGCAGGCACTTCAGCCCCCACAGGCAGTAGATAATTGTtgtaaatttgaattttttgatTTTGCATCCTCTCAAGAAAgtgaaacaggaaaagatcTGTGTATTGAGAAAGATACAAGTCAGCCAAGTCTGCTACAGTCAGGAGTGGATTTCGACGACTGTGAAATCTCTTATTCTCCACTAAGTACATTTGAGGAAAGtgaagatgaagaggaggagaaagtaAAAGTATCACAGAATAAATTACTTGAAGTACAGAGCTCAGAAGAAGACTCTGATTCTGTGACATTTAAAACATTGGATGAACTTCTCTTCCAGAGGAAGCCTCAGAATGAGTGTACGAAAATGGAAGATATCATAACTAAAAAATCCCTCTGTGAGGAAGAATATGCACTGAACAATCTAGATCCTCAGCAAAGGGTGGTAGCCAGTGAATCCTCTTTTGCTTCTAGTTACAAGGAGGCTGAACAGCCAGaattgttttcctctgctgccaAAACAGGAACCACAGAGTCAGAAGATGCTGGTGCTTGTGCTCTGAATTCTGCACGTGTGAGTTTTACTGAACCATCATCACTGCTAGGCAGAGAAGATGCTTCCTCTCTTCTGACACAGAAGAGCAATGTTTTGAGAGAGCCAAGTAACACTTTAACTCATACAGATAAAATGACTGCCAGTGCAACTGAAAAAACAGCTCGCCAGGAGAgtttgcagagagcagcagagaaaaaaggaaatcttaGTACAGCTACTGTGtgctttcccagccccatctctTCTAAATCAGTGCCACCTCTTTCATCAGCAGCTATGAACACTAAATCTAGTCCTGCCAAAGAACTTAAACAAATGGACATTGGTGTTTTCTTTGGGTTAAAACCCAAAGCAAAGGAGGAACGCAAAGGAGCGGCATGTTCAAACGAGAAAAAGCACGTACCAGCTTCAGTATCTCCTAGTGGGAAGGGGCCCAGACAGCAAAAAAGGAAGGCTGAGGGGTCTGTGGAAGATGTGGAAGCAGTTACAGAAAGTTCAAGTAAAACTGAAGCCATTGCAGATGTACCTTCTGGTGGCCAACGaaggtggagaaaaaaatttaaagaattaCCTACTACAGGTGAAggaccaagaaaaaaacaatgccCCTTCTACAAGAAAATACCAG GAACTGGTTTTACAGTTGATGCCTTCCAGTATGGAGAAATTGAAGGCTGCACAGCTTATTTCCTTACTCATTTTCACTCTGATCACTACTCTGGACTAACAAAAAACTTCAGGTTTCCAATCTATTGTAATAAG GTAACTGGCAATCTGGTGAAGAGCAAACTCCAAGTCCAGGAGCAGTTTGTCCACGTGCTGCCGATGGACACGCAGTGCGTGGTCAATGGGATCAAAGTGCTGCTGCTCGATGCCAATCA tTGTCCAGGTGCAGCAATGATCCTTTTCCACCTGCCAAGTGGGGCTGTGATTCTGCACACAGGGGACTTCAGAGCTGACCCTTCCATGGAGCGCTACCCTGCTCTGATGGGCCAGCAAGTCCACACCCTTTACCTTGATACCAC ATACTGTAGCCCTGAGTACACTTTTCCCTCACAACAAGAGGTTATCCAATTTGCTGTCAACATTGCCTTTGAGACAGTGACTTTAAACCCACGAACTCTAGTTGTCTGTGGCACTTATTccattggaaaagaaaaagttttcttaG CAATTGCTGAAGTTCTGGGCTCAAAAGCAAGTGTGTCCCGTGAGAAGTACAAAACCCTGCGGTGCTTGGAGTCAGCAGCTGTTAATTCCCTCATCAGCATGGACTGGAATGGTACTTTGCTTCATGTTCTTCCCATGatgcaaataaattttaag cgCTTGCAAGATCACTTGAATAAGTTTTCTGAGAATTTTGATCAAATTCTGGCGTTTAAACCTACGGGGTGGACCTACTCTGATTCATGCCTTTCTCTGGAGGATATCAAGCCTCAGACAAGAGGAAAAATCACTATATATG GAATTCCTTACAGTGAGCACAGCAGCTACCTGGAAATGAAGCGTTTTGTGCAGTGGTTGAAGCCAAAGAAAATCATCCCCACTGTTAATGTTGGTAACTGGAGGGACAGAAGCTTGatggaaatgcattttagaGACTGGATGACTGAGGGCAATagacataaataa